aactttgaaataagatttgaaatatatttaatatagatTTAGACAACCACAAtacaaaagaaacttaacaacacaaaaaacttttaaaaatttacatgaAGACATAACTATTacacaaatttaaatattacagaAACACTAATAGTCGGGTCAATTTGATCCAGAACCttcaaaatctttaaaatattgtCCAAACAAATTTTGTGTAACCGAATatggtttttgttgttgttttgatgTCTTTTTCATACTATTCTTTCTTATTTAGATCGAATGTATTCAAGAGTATTAATATGGTTGATATAAGCTAagtcttttagaaattttattttcctctTTTACCTTCTTGTTCAGATCTTATGTATTTACAAGTTTAAGATCACCCGATTCCAATAATTTTTAGTTTgtaatatacaaattaaaaataatttgaatcaTTTTTACTTCGAAATTCACTAGTTGATCATATATGCattacttaaaataattttgtggaATAATATAGTATTTTGCTTGAAGTCTAATATTAATTATGTGATTTctattgaaaatttatattttaacattacattttattaattaatatcgttaaaatatgtttatgtatgtgctagttatttacaaaagttttatgagtttaaattaattatgaaaaatataaagattatagtataaaatacaaatagtttgaaattaaatttaaagttttgctTTTAGAGAAGAATATTttcaaacttcaaatataaaattttggaaactTCATAATAGAATGTATTTTTGGAAATGCTCTTATGCACGAAAGCACTTTGGTGGTCGCTTGAAAAGGTTAGATCAATGATGTGTCGTATTATCATTGATCGTCAATAACAAGTACCTCTCCTCTAGTGTAGGTCAAAATTTCAGTTCTACcacaaatttgatatcactttTTAAATTTACCATTATTGAATGAGTATTTTCACAAATACCTAAATTTGTTAAAACAATAACactaaactaatttataaaaatatttctcgAACATTTATAAACCCAACTCCAACCTcttaatactaaaccctaaacaatatcactaaattataaacccttaatttacaaaaagaaagaaaaattctaaacccaaatgttaatattttttatttttattttggggTATGTTTGAAAagtgatatttaaaaataggacaggagaaatatacaaaataaatggCTTTTATTTGAAGAAAAGCCTAATTTCGTAAAGAGTTTTCGATAGCCCAAAGGcccataataattttaataatttttctttctcagttttttttcttgggattttttttccttatccACTCGGTGGTTGCAAGTGAAAGATGGCCGGAGTGTGCGTCCCATGCCGCCTACTTCTCCCAATCCGCCGTCAACTTCCGGTTTCCTTCGCTCTCCACAAGTCCTCATCATCTATGATCGTCAACGACAATCTCAGCGCATTCCTGGAGGTCTCTCTTGTACACTATTAATatctttcatattattttttcgcCTAAACGCTTTCATCTCTGTAGATTCTCCCCAGAGATCTGCGTCACCGTCTTCTCAACGATCCCCGCAGAAACCAGCTCGTAGAGGTTTGTTAActcttcacttcttcttcttcttcttcttcttctcaatcaGATGATGATTTTGTTTAATCGGTTTAAGGTGATAATGGACTTGGGGAGACCACCTGAAGCACGTTATCTCGGAGAACGAGGAGGCCAGTATCTTAGGAACATCGAGGTAAAACCAATCTCTTCACATTTCATTTGCTGTTATTGTGTTGGTGTGATTGATTCTTGTGTCCATGAAAATACTTAGCTTAGGTATCGATGGAAGAGCTAGAGGATGCTCAAGAGCTGGTGGGTGAGTTTGGGGCTGACAACAGAGCTGGAATTGAAGGTACACTGCACAGGATATCAGCCATTCGCAACAGGAAAGGCTTCGTCGTTGGTCTTACTTGTCGGGTTGGCAGAGCTGTGAGTGGTCACATTGACATGCTCTATGATCTTCTTCACTACGGCAAAAGCATCTTGTTCGTTGGACGGTACCTTCCTTTTCCCTTCTCTTATCACACTCCATTCCCTTTCTCTGTCTTTGATCCTGTTAATAACCCATAGGCCTGGTGTTGGAAAGACCACTGTGTTGCGAGAGATGGCTCGTGTCTTGTCTGATGAGTTCCAGAAAAGAGTGGTGGgttttgttaacttttttttttttaattataaagaGGTATCCTGGTCCCACataagtggtccagactagtcacctGTTGCTACttgtcggtcctctgtccctggtTTTGTTAACTTTTGTTTCTTAGTAATGAAAGTTTCTGTCTTTAAAAGTGATTTGGTTATTGTGAAATGTGTGTTTAGGTGATAATCGATACGAGCAATGAAATTGGAGGAGATGGAGATATTCCGCACTCAGCTATTGGAGGTGCGCGTAGAATGCAAGTGCCGAAGCCGTCTTTGCAGCATAAAGTGATGATCGAGGCGGTGGAGAACCATATGCCTCAGGTGATTATAGTTGATGAGATCGGCACAGAAGCGGAAGCGCTTGCATGTCGTTCCATTGCTGAAAGGGGAGTCATGTTGATTGGCACTGCTCATGGAGAGCAGCTCCAGAACATCATAAAGAACCCTACTCTTTCGGACTTGGTATAAACAATCACTTGTTCTGGAATGAAATGTTGTCCTTTGCTTCTGGTTTCCACAAAGCTTTTTCTTATTGGTGGTTTGTAGATTGGTGGTATTGAGACCGTCACTCTTGGAGATGAAGAAGCTCGGGCGAGAAGAAGCCAGAAGAGCATTCTTGAGAGAAAAGCTCCCCCAACTTTTTATTTCTTGATCGAGATGAGAGAAAGAGATTATTGGATTGCACATCAGGTATGCTTCCTACTTGTATCTTTTCTCATAAATATCCGTTCTTGCATCTGCAGTCTCTATCTTGTGGATATTCAATACCTTATTTCGCTTACTCTTGTTGTGCAGACTGAAAAGAGTGTTGATATGTTGCTTCGAGGAAGGAACCCCATGGTTGAGGTACATAATGATGTTCTAAAAGGTACTGATTTGACTTGTGTGGACTAATTTATAACTTGTTGTTTTCAATTTACAGGTAaggagaagagatgaggagtttAGAGTAGTGATAGAAAGATGGAAGTCATACGACGGACAAGGCATCTGAGTTTTCCTTTTAAAGGTTATGTCCACAATCTTTGGCTTTCTtttgaacaaaggattcacaaacATTTGTATGAGTGACTAATACAGTGTGTATGCAACTTAGAGATGCATATATCATTTGGAATATTCATGTGTATATCATCGCCTGTAGAAGCACTTCCATGCTTTTTCATCACACCtaaagaaaaatcagagatGCAAAGAGTTTTCAACACTATTGTCATCAAACGTATACCTCTTATAGAAACACAATGACAACTACAATAACAAACAATGCTGAGTCTCTTCTTCAGTAATGGACCTAGGTTGCGCAGGTACAACTAAACGTTAAATGTATGCCATCAGTTTGACTAATTGAATCGTCCCTTGTATGTAGATATTGGTATTATCTTTGTTGGCCAAAACGTAAAACGTTTGCAAACACacttttatttcataaaatcaCACACTCAGCGCCAACCACTTTCTGCcttgggttttttttttcccttaagCCAGCAGGCAGATggcttttatttaaaatatcacaACTATTAGAAGTAAAAGCCTCAAGCAAGCATCCTCATAGAACATACCAATATGTTTGCTAGTGTCTGTATTAAGCCTAGTTTTGATACCCGAAGGGGGAACCGAAGGAATGGAAGGAACCGAAGGGCGAACCGAAGAAACCACTCTGGTCGCGTTGATCATCGCCGGGAGGGAAACTGCCCGGGAAACCTCCAAGAAATCCATCTGGGAACGTACCGGGGAAACTGCCAGGAGAACTACCTCTTGATTGTCTGCTCGATGATGACTGTTCTTGTCTCCTAGGTTCTTGCCTGTGTCTGTTTGATGATGAATGTCCTTTCTTAGCTTTTTCTCTGGCTGATGATGACTGTTCTTGTTTCTTAGCTTTAACGTAGGCAGCCTTGCACAAAAGAGACATGGATGAGCCCAACCAAATTTTAAAACGACTCTCAAGTAAACCGCATATGTATATAGTTAGCTAAGTGATAGTGTTTATAGACTTGAGGCTAACGTTATCAGAAGCTATACCTGAGCTTCAGCATGGCTGCGTTGTCTCCGGCGCTCTTCGATCTTATTAATGTGAGGGccaatttacatattttaagaaaaatgtaACTTGATCAACTCTAATGCAATGTCTATGCATAAAAAAGGGGGATTAAACTTATGAATAAATCCGTGATAAACCTCCTTGAGAACATCACTAATTTCCGCATCGTAGTCTATCATAGAAGCAAGGTGGAGATCTTTTTCAGCCTCTGCCCATTCTCCAAACATGGCACGAGCAATGCCCCGTGCCTTGTATCCCTTGGCAGAATCAGGATTAATCTGCAAGCCCAAAATGAAAAAAGAGACTGAATTTTAAAACTAGAAAACAAAACTCCTTGGAAAATTTATAGATCAAATGTACCTTCAATGCA
The Raphanus sativus cultivar WK10039 chromosome 1, ASM80110v3, whole genome shotgun sequence DNA segment above includes these coding regions:
- the LOC108856574 gene encoding uncharacterized protein ycf45, with protein sequence MAGVCVPCRLLLPIRRQLPVSFALHKSSSSMIVNDNLSAFLEILPRDLRHRLLNDPRRNQLVEVIMDLGRPPEARYLGERGGQYLRNIEVSMEELEDAQELVGEFGADNRAGIEGTLHRISAIRNRKGFVVGLTCRVGRAVSGHIDMLYDLLHYGKSILFVGRPGVGKTTVLREMARVLSDEFQKRVVIIDTSNEIGGDGDIPHSAIGGARRMQVPKPSLQHKVMIEAVENHMPQVIIVDEIGTEAEALACRSIAERGVMLIGTAHGEQLQNIIKNPTLSDLIGGIETVTLGDEEARARRSQKSILERKAPPTFYFLIEMRERDYWIAHQTEKSVDMLLRGRNPMVEVRRRDEEFRVVIERWKSYDGQGI
- the LOC108856663 gene encoding FAM10 family protein At4g22670, encoding MNASLIEEDEEQCLIVKLENVDLQGETVEPNCDPIHKERDLSDENREAAQELKGKAIDAVSEGKFYKAILHLTRAISMNPTSAILYGNRACVYIKLKNPKAAFRDAVTALKINPDSAKGYKARGIARAMFGEWAEAEKDLHLASMIDYDAEISDVLKEIEERRRQRSHAEAQAAYVKAKKQEQSSSAREKAKKGHSSSNRHRQEPRRQEQSSSSRQSRGSSPGSFPGTFPDGFLGGFPGSFPPGDDQRDQSGFFGSPFGSFHSFGSPFGYQN